A region from the Deltaproteobacteria bacterium genome encodes:
- a CDS encoding aspartate aminotransferase family protein, with protein sequence MPTSREAFFRYVCQTSPEPMGIEVARAHGCVVVDKNGTEYLDFLSGIGVASIGHTHPAVINAIKEQAERYLHAMVYGEYVQEPQVRLAQRLAEVAPSPLSVTYFTNSGTEAIEGALKTARKYTGRSGFVSFFGSFHGDTFGSLSVGGNPLYREPFEPLLPDVTFLPFNVTTALDSIDETIAAVLIEPIQGEGGVRIPDDDFLPTLRRRCDDVGALLIFDEVITGFSRTGKMFAAEHWQITPDIMVLAKALGGGMPLGAFMSTPEIMATLSTDPPLAHVTTFGGHPVCCAAGLASLNFMLETNLPQRAQEKGQELLSQLRSLVGHGEFTNVRGRGLMIGMDFASPEATKHFVQHCFAAGLILGWTLHRDTVVRLAPPLIISTSEIDQAIAIMHDALH encoded by the coding sequence ATGCCTACTTCGCGAGAAGCATTTTTTCGCTATGTCTGCCAAACCTCCCCCGAACCAATGGGTATCGAAGTCGCCCGTGCGCACGGCTGTGTGGTCGTCGATAAAAATGGCACGGAGTATCTCGATTTTCTCTCTGGCATCGGTGTCGCCAGTATCGGCCATACGCATCCGGCAGTTATAAACGCGATCAAGGAACAGGCCGAGCGTTACCTGCATGCGATGGTCTATGGCGAGTACGTGCAGGAACCACAAGTGCGACTTGCACAACGATTGGCTGAGGTCGCTCCATCGCCACTGTCTGTGACCTATTTCACCAACAGTGGCACTGAAGCCATCGAAGGGGCACTGAAAACTGCGCGCAAATATACTGGCCGCTCAGGTTTCGTCAGTTTCTTTGGTAGCTTTCATGGTGATACGTTCGGCTCGTTATCCGTCGGTGGCAACCCACTCTACCGTGAGCCGTTTGAGCCGCTTCTGCCAGACGTCACGTTTCTACCATTTAACGTCACAACTGCACTCGATAGCATTGATGAGACGATTGCCGCAGTGCTTATCGAGCCAATTCAAGGTGAAGGTGGCGTGCGCATTCCTGATGACGACTTTCTTCCTACCCTCCGGCGTCGTTGTGATGACGTCGGCGCACTCCTGATCTTCGACGAAGTGATCACTGGCTTCAGTCGCACCGGAAAAATGTTCGCGGCTGAGCATTGGCAAATAACGCCAGATATTATGGTATTGGCAAAGGCCCTCGGCGGCGGCATGCCGCTTGGCGCTTTTATGAGCACGCCTGAAATTATGGCCACCCTCTCCACTGATCCTCCACTCGCTCATGTCACAACTTTTGGCGGTCACCCGGTGTGCTGTGCCGCCGGTCTCGCGTCGTTGAACTTTATGTTAGAGACGAATCTTCCGCAGCGAGCGCAGGAAAAAGGACAAGAACTACTGTCTCAGCTTCGCTCGCTCGTCGGGCACGGGGAGTTCACCAATGTTCGTGGTCGCGGATTAATGATCGGCATGGACTTCGCCTCACCAGAAGCCACCAAACACTTTGTTCAGCATTGTTTCGCTGCGGGTCTCATTCTAGGATGGACATTGCACCGCGATACGGTTGTCCGTCTCGCACCACCGCTGATTATTTCGACGAGTGAAATTGACCAAGCGATTGCGATTATGCACGATGCTCTTCATTAA
- a CDS encoding amidase, giving the protein MTALYTLTITAATEQIRNKQLSPVDLVRSCLERIDHLEPRVQAWVTVNREVALATARLREEEAQRGQYRGPLHGIPIGLKDIFYTAGLKTTAGSPIYANFIPDHDATTVRLLKEAGAIILGKAQTTEFAALAPSPTRNPWNLEHTPGGSSSGSAAAVAAMMCPGTLGSQTYGSTIRPAAYCGCVGLKPTYGRVSAHGLFALSWSLDHVGLFARTVSDIALLLQVLAGYDPLDPATEKVPVPSYTNGLRAPKAPRLGLVRDFFLEKANEETRKHVEAMAERFARAGATIEEVQMPPSFAGELDAHFAMLQVETAVSHRERYTQHKARYSQQMQDLIEKGRTITATQCIEIRRHQQQFRHEMNALCQRVDALLTPSTPAPAPHGLGATGDPTFNGPASFSGIPSLGLPSGVSANGLPFSVQLMSGAFTEERLLAIGQWCESVLDFRQAPPVA; this is encoded by the coding sequence ATGACAGCACTGTACACGTTGACTATCACCGCTGCGACTGAGCAAATCCGTAACAAACAGCTTTCCCCGGTCGACCTTGTCCGCTCATGCCTTGAACGGATCGACCACCTCGAACCACGGGTACAAGCGTGGGTGACGGTCAATCGCGAGGTTGCACTGGCAACCGCCCGACTGCGGGAGGAAGAAGCCCAACGCGGGCAGTATCGTGGTCCGCTGCACGGCATTCCCATCGGTCTCAAGGACATCTTCTATACGGCAGGATTGAAGACAACAGCGGGGTCACCAATCTACGCGAATTTTATCCCGGACCACGATGCAACTACTGTACGATTGCTGAAAGAGGCCGGTGCGATCATCCTTGGCAAAGCTCAGACAACGGAGTTTGCTGCGCTTGCGCCTTCGCCGACGCGCAATCCATGGAACCTCGAACACACGCCCGGTGGTTCAAGTAGTGGTTCAGCTGCAGCGGTAGCCGCGATGATGTGCCCAGGAACGCTGGGATCGCAAACGTATGGCTCGACGATTCGACCGGCAGCCTATTGTGGCTGCGTCGGTTTGAAACCAACATATGGGCGCGTCAGCGCCCATGGACTCTTCGCGCTCTCCTGGAGCCTCGATCACGTCGGGTTGTTTGCTCGCACTGTCAGTGACATTGCCTTGCTGCTACAAGTATTGGCAGGGTATGATCCCCTCGACCCAGCGACTGAGAAGGTGCCGGTGCCCAGCTACACGAACGGCCTACGTGCCCCCAAAGCTCCTCGGCTTGGTCTCGTGCGCGACTTCTTCCTCGAAAAGGCAAATGAGGAAACCCGCAAGCATGTTGAAGCGATGGCCGAACGGTTTGCTCGTGCTGGGGCGACGATCGAAGAAGTGCAAATGCCACCGAGTTTTGCCGGTGAACTCGATGCGCATTTTGCCATGCTGCAAGTCGAGACCGCGGTCTCCCACCGAGAGCGATATACACAACACAAAGCGCGCTACAGCCAGCAGATGCAGGACCTGATCGAAAAAGGCCGTACCATAACCGCGACTCAATGCATCGAAATCCGTCGTCATCAGCAACAGTTTCGCCACGAGATGAACGCTCTGTGCCAGAGGGTCGATGCGCTGCTGACTCCCTCTACTCCAGCCCCTGCGCCGCACGGCCTGGGTGCGACCGGCGATCCGACCTTCAACGGTCCGGCAAGTTTCAGTGGCATTCCAAGTCTTGGTTTGCCCTCTGGTGTCAGTGCTAATGGCTTGCCATTCAGCGTTCAACTCATGAGTGGTGCGTTTACCGAAGAACGCTTGTTAGCCATCGGGCAATGGTGTGAGAGCGTACTGGATTTCCGCCAGGCACCACCCGTCGCCTGA
- a CDS encoding MFS transporter — MHGTRLLVISVLWVVSFFLVLDRVNISLAAPRIMDELKFDGMQTGVILSIYYWGFLFGHFFGGLVSDRIPLRNFASWMILGWSVLTALTGACSTLWQFAVVRLLFGLTEGVTVNINHKLQNNWLLPAERGRAYGIFIGFAYLGVAFGMPLVGWIINLWDWRMMFVIVGIMTLGVMVLFAVVMRDTPLEHPWVSESEKAEVREAFASEPATANAHGDTAASLSFRERMTILSGIPAFWLLTISAFFGVGVYFTAMSWFPGYLVKERGFTIMKSGIYLIIPYLAAFAGMYVAGGLGDRGYRRSFVSLVAAVFTLPALVAMGMSESATATITFMSLALFLNAAAVNGFVVLVFDLIPGHVFGTAIGIVGGLAGGLGGVMGPLLLGYLYDQSGTFFWGFVALGIGEVIGGLVLIPVLGYEHQSKQGKAANQAIIDNPAVAAARH, encoded by the coding sequence ATGCATGGTACGCGGTTGCTCGTCATTAGCGTCTTATGGGTGGTTTCATTCTTCCTCGTGCTTGACCGCGTCAATATCTCCTTAGCCGCGCCGCGGATCATGGACGAGCTGAAGTTCGATGGCATGCAGACAGGCGTTATTCTGAGCATCTACTACTGGGGGTTTCTGTTTGGCCATTTTTTTGGTGGTCTTGTCTCCGATCGGATTCCCTTACGCAACTTCGCGTCCTGGATGATTCTGGGCTGGAGCGTTCTCACTGCACTCACGGGAGCATGCTCGACATTGTGGCAGTTTGCCGTCGTGCGCTTGCTCTTTGGCCTGACCGAAGGCGTCACGGTCAACATCAATCACAAACTACAAAACAACTGGTTATTACCCGCCGAGCGCGGTCGCGCCTACGGCATCTTCATCGGTTTTGCCTATCTTGGTGTGGCGTTCGGCATGCCACTGGTCGGTTGGATCATCAACTTGTGGGACTGGCGGATGATGTTTGTCATCGTCGGCATTATGACACTCGGCGTCATGGTGCTGTTTGCCGTCGTCATGCGCGATACTCCGCTTGAACATCCCTGGGTCTCAGAAAGTGAGAAAGCGGAAGTGCGAGAGGCATTCGCATCAGAACCAGCTACTGCCAATGCGCACGGTGATACTGCTGCTTCGCTGTCGTTTCGCGAACGGATGACAATCCTCTCAGGAATCCCGGCATTTTGGTTACTGACGATTTCTGCCTTCTTTGGTGTTGGCGTCTACTTCACGGCGATGAGTTGGTTCCCAGGGTATCTGGTCAAAGAACGTGGCTTCACCATTATGAAGAGTGGGATTTATCTCATCATTCCATACCTGGCAGCGTTCGCGGGGATGTACGTCGCTGGTGGTCTTGGTGACCGTGGCTATCGTCGCAGCTTCGTTTCTCTGGTGGCGGCAGTGTTCACCTTACCTGCCCTCGTCGCCATGGGAATGAGTGAAAGCGCCACTGCGACCATTACGTTCATGAGCCTCGCCTTGTTTCTCAACGCCGCGGCAGTAAATGGCTTCGTCGTGCTGGTCTTTGATCTCATTCCGGGCCACGTGTTCGGCACGGCAATCGGTATCGTCGGGGGCTTAGCTGGTGGGCTTGGTGGCGTTATGGGCCCGCTGTTGTTGGGTTATTTGTACGACCAAAGTGGCACGTTCTTTTGGGGCTTCGTTGCGCTCGGTATTGGTGAAGTTATCGGTGGGTTAGTCCTCATCCCCGTGTTAGGCTACGAACACCAAAGTAAACAAGGCAAAGCCGCCAACCAAGCGATCATTGACAACCCAGCGGTTGCAGCCGCACGACATTAG
- a CDS encoding crotonase/enoyl-CoA hydratase family protein (Catalyzes the reversible hydration of unsaturated fatty acyl-CoA to beta-hydroxyacyl-CoA) yields the protein MAEPALLYEKRDGIAYLTINRPDKRNSFSPEVLCRMADAWQDYAADDSLRVAIITGAGDLAFSAGADLGRLTPLTSGARKPEDEWDHRLLAHPELGQQATLRGMAMYKPVIAAINGFCLAGGCELIQATDIRIAAEKATFALTEVKWSLMPFAGSMTRLPRQIPYCKAMEIMLVGDTFDAQEAYRIGLVNYVLPANQVMAKAEELARKITENGPLAVRRIKQVVLNALGLPLDEGFKLENAAAKEILATDDAKEGPRAFMEKRKPKYTGK from the coding sequence ATGGCTGAACCAGCCCTGTTGTATGAAAAACGTGATGGCATCGCCTATCTCACCATCAATCGCCCTGACAAACGTAACTCGTTTAGCCCGGAAGTGCTGTGCCGCATGGCCGACGCCTGGCAAGATTATGCGGCGGATGACTCACTGCGTGTGGCCATCATTACCGGCGCGGGTGATCTTGCCTTCAGTGCAGGTGCGGATTTGGGTCGACTGACGCCATTAACCTCCGGCGCACGTAAGCCGGAAGATGAATGGGATCACCGGTTGTTGGCCCATCCTGAACTCGGTCAGCAGGCAACCTTGCGCGGTATGGCGATGTATAAGCCGGTCATTGCGGCGATCAATGGTTTTTGTTTGGCCGGTGGCTGTGAGTTGATTCAAGCGACGGATATTCGTATCGCCGCTGAGAAGGCAACCTTTGCCTTGACCGAAGTGAAGTGGTCACTCATGCCGTTTGCTGGTTCGATGACACGACTGCCACGACAAATTCCCTACTGCAAAGCCATGGAAATCATGCTGGTGGGCGATACCTTCGATGCGCAAGAAGCGTATCGCATCGGTCTGGTGAATTACGTCCTGCCAGCGAATCAGGTGATGGCAAAAGCCGAAGAATTGGCCCGCAAGATTACTGAGAACGGCCCACTCGCAGTGCGCAGAATTAAACAGGTCGTGCTCAATGCCCTCGGTCTACCGCTCGACGAAGGGTTCAAGCTCGAAAATGCCGCAGCGAAAGAGATCTTAGCGACGGACGACGCAAAAGAAGGTCCTCGGGCATTCATGGAAAAGCGAAAGCCGAAGTACACGGGGAAGTAG
- a CDS encoding VOC family protein, giving the protein MVTKGVSHIAIGVRNMDKSLAFYRDKLGFQVVRDEVQKTKGTVLPAVYKDSHEERRVATLYWKRGRDEAFLVLSEHNDKPVSGEPIKLDQIGIHHFAFWVENLPKVYDELKAKGVEFVVPPSVTKTPDGNFNSAFVVDPDGILVQLDELVE; this is encoded by the coding sequence ATGGTAACCAAAGGTGTTTCTCACATTGCCATCGGCGTTCGCAACATGGATAAGTCACTCGCCTTCTATCGCGATAAGCTTGGCTTTCAGGTCGTACGTGATGAAGTGCAAAAAACCAAAGGCACCGTGCTGCCTGCCGTGTATAAGGACAGTCATGAAGAGCGGCGCGTCGCGACACTCTATTGGAAACGCGGCAGAGACGAAGCGTTCTTAGTACTCTCTGAGCACAACGATAAACCTGTCAGTGGCGAACCGATCAAACTTGATCAGATTGGTATTCATCACTTTGCCTTCTGGGTTGAGAATCTGCCCAAAGTCTACGACGAACTTAAAGCTAAGGGCGTGGAGTTTGTCGTCCCACCATCAGTGACGAAAACTCCGGATGGTAACTTCAATAGTGCCTTCGTGGTCGATCCGGATGGGATTTTGGTGCAGTTAGATGAACTGGTCGAGTAA
- a CDS encoding Uma2 family endonuclease encodes MNDELFFDFCRTNREWRIERTADGEVQIMPPTGWETGTYNSRLTAFVTMWALQEGTGVATDSSTGFTLPNGAIRSPDVAWVKRSRLVTLTPGQKQRFLPLCPDFVIELRSASDHLRTLQNKMQEYVDNGAQLGWLFDAPNRRVYVYRPGKAVECLENPATILGGPELPGLEIDVAKIWTSDF; translated from the coding sequence ATGAACGACGAACTTTTTTTCGATTTCTGTCGAACCAATCGCGAATGGCGGATCGAACGGACTGCGGACGGAGAGGTGCAAATCATGCCACCAACCGGATGGGAAACTGGCACGTATAACTCTCGCCTCACTGCCTTCGTCACAATGTGGGCGCTACAAGAGGGGACTGGAGTCGCGACTGACTCTTCCACCGGCTTCACTCTGCCGAATGGAGCGATTCGCTCGCCTGATGTCGCATGGGTAAAGCGCTCACGACTTGTCACACTCACGCCGGGACAAAAGCAGCGGTTTCTTCCTCTTTGCCCTGACTTTGTCATTGAGCTGCGCTCTGCTTCTGACCATTTGCGGACGTTGCAAAACAAAATGCAAGAATACGTGGATAATGGAGCGCAGTTGGGATGGTTGTTCGATGCACCGAATCGACGCGTCTACGTTTATCGACCCGGCAAAGCGGTCGAGTGCTTGGAAAATCCTGCGACGATCTTGGGAGGTCCCGAACTGCCGGGTCTTGAGATTGACGTGGCGAAAATTTGGACGTCGGATTTTTAG
- a CDS encoding LLM class F420-dependent oxidoreductase, with the protein MNVGILIPATATTGDLAEIARQVEANGFDSIWIPEHPVIPFGYKTSVPGGGQLPEHYNRWHDPFIALTVAATATKKIKLATGICLLPEREPLMTAKVIASLDCYSGGRTLLGVGAGWLKEETEVMGTSFRVRWKRLRETVEAMRVCWTQAEPKYEGELVRFPAVHCEPKPMQKSGPPVLLGAHGPKAAERIARFGDGLCPLVDSPVTLKNVYVDPARKLAREAGRNSDSWQISPFVDAENGNLSEEKLKQYRDAGATRLVMFSQPMATEIANGKGLEWIKRTTAIVERAQKV; encoded by the coding sequence ATGAATGTAGGTATTTTGATTCCGGCAACGGCAACGACGGGCGATTTAGCAGAAATCGCCCGTCAAGTTGAAGCGAACGGGTTTGATTCGATCTGGATTCCTGAACATCCTGTGATTCCGTTTGGCTACAAAACCTCCGTGCCTGGCGGTGGCCAACTGCCAGAGCATTACAATCGGTGGCATGATCCGTTTATTGCGCTGACGGTCGCTGCGACTGCGACGAAAAAAATCAAGCTCGCAACCGGCATCTGTTTGCTGCCTGAGCGTGAACCGTTGATGACAGCCAAAGTGATTGCCAGTTTGGATTGTTATTCTGGTGGGCGGACGTTGCTTGGCGTCGGTGCCGGCTGGTTGAAAGAAGAAACAGAAGTAATGGGCACGAGCTTCCGGGTGCGGTGGAAACGATTACGTGAAACGGTCGAGGCGATGCGGGTCTGTTGGACGCAGGCTGAACCGAAGTATGAAGGAGAACTGGTCCGGTTCCCAGCGGTGCATTGTGAACCGAAGCCGATGCAGAAATCTGGTCCGCCTGTGTTGCTCGGTGCGCATGGACCGAAAGCGGCGGAACGCATTGCTCGTTTTGGTGATGGCTTGTGTCCACTCGTGGACAGCCCGGTGACACTGAAAAATGTGTACGTCGATCCGGCAAGAAAATTGGCACGTGAGGCCGGACGCAATTCCGACAGCTGGCAAATCTCCCCCTTTGTCGATGCCGAAAACGGCAATTTGTCGGAGGAGAAGCTGAAACAGTATCGCGATGCGGGAGCAACACGACTTGTGATGTTCTCTCAGCCGATGGCGACAGAGATCGCCAATGGCAAAGGACTGGAGTGGATTAAACGGACCACTGCTATTGTTGAGCGGGCGCAGAAGGTGTGA
- a CDS encoding MFS transporter, which produces MPTSPESDAAGEGRRLPYALRALRHRNFCLFFAGQLVSRTGYWMQGMAQGWLVYRLSQSSLMLGLVAFAGQIPAVVLGPFGGVVADRFSRYKICLYTQILFMVQAFILGALTSHQLITVWQVFLLALVAGTLQTFEMPARQAFLQEIVGKDDLTSAIALNSALVNVARIIGPAIAGLLVAKFDEGMCFTVNGICYLAIIGGFMAMQVPSSTARAMTSSVSSFIREGMSYAFHTPAIRLLLTLIGLISLLSTPYTVLMPIFAKDVLHGGPDAMGLLLGAAGAGAVVGVMFLARQRNTEEMGRFITFALIRFGIGMILFSLSRNFWLSMLLLPLIGSGFMVPMAAANTMLQTLTPNRLRGRVMSLFLMMFMGTPPLASLLAGWLTHHIGAPMTVGLTGVGCLFAALWFWLRVPVLLEMREETESEGAEQPAKV; this is translated from the coding sequence ATGCCAACATCACCTGAATCAGACGCCGCAGGGGAAGGGCGTCGCCTCCCGTACGCGCTGCGCGCGCTTCGTCATCGCAATTTTTGTCTCTTTTTTGCTGGACAACTCGTTTCTCGCACTGGCTACTGGATGCAAGGCATGGCGCAAGGATGGCTTGTCTATCGCTTGTCACAGTCCTCGCTCATGCTCGGTCTCGTCGCGTTCGCCGGACAGATTCCCGCTGTTGTGCTGGGGCCCTTTGGTGGCGTCGTCGCCGATCGTTTTAGTCGCTACAAAATTTGTCTCTACACACAAATCCTCTTCATGGTCCAAGCGTTTATCCTCGGCGCGTTAACCTCACACCAGCTCATCACCGTGTGGCAAGTGTTCCTCCTGGCGCTGGTAGCGGGGACTTTACAGACATTTGAAATGCCAGCACGGCAAGCCTTCCTGCAAGAAATTGTTGGTAAAGACGATTTAACCAGTGCGATTGCGCTCAACTCAGCCTTAGTCAATGTCGCCCGTATTATTGGTCCGGCGATCGCCGGGTTGCTGGTCGCCAAATTTGACGAAGGGATGTGCTTCACCGTCAATGGCATTTGCTATCTCGCTATCATTGGCGGGTTCATGGCCATGCAGGTGCCATCAAGCACAGCTCGCGCAATGACGTCATCGGTCTCTAGCTTCATTCGTGAAGGCATGTCGTACGCGTTTCACACGCCAGCCATCCGCCTGCTGTTAACGCTTATTGGCCTCATCAGCTTGCTCAGTACGCCGTACACCGTGCTGATGCCGATTTTCGCCAAGGATGTTCTTCATGGTGGGCCAGATGCAATGGGTCTCCTATTAGGTGCAGCCGGAGCAGGCGCAGTTGTAGGCGTCATGTTTCTTGCGCGGCAACGGAACACCGAAGAGATGGGGCGCTTCATTACTTTCGCGTTGATTCGCTTTGGTATCGGTATGATTTTGTTCTCGCTCTCTCGTAACTTCTGGCTCTCCATGCTGCTGTTGCCGCTGATTGGTTCTGGCTTCATGGTGCCGATGGCGGCAGCGAACACAATGTTACAAACGCTCACACCCAATCGTCTACGCGGACGCGTGATGAGTTTGTTCCTGATGATGTTCATGGGCACGCCACCGTTGGCGAGTTTGCTGGCAGGCTGGCTCACCCATCATATCGGCGCGCCAATGACTGTCGGTTTGACTGGTGTCGGGTGCCTCTTTGCTGCGCTGTGGTTTTGGTTGCGCGTGCCGGTATTACTAGAGATGAGGGAAGAAACAGAGAGTGAAGGTGCGGAGCAGCCGGCAAAGGTCTAA
- a CDS encoding SCP2 sterol-binding domain-containing protein, whose amino-acid sequence MAENKTTPITPEVFFSEKIAPQFRRRIDDLQRQILTIQQQIQERQTAQGTVRIVVEGDGGGTWCLNVKSGEMRAEQEAAFPPVMTVYQSRAYFDWAASLATDSGLFGPGGKNNQGELTKSRFERLQKLKGLLQFTFTNIPEGGEHSFLIHFGDGEHPEKPQTVMSMKAEDAQKMARGEINPQMAFMGGIIKVTGDMALAMQFGAAMM is encoded by the coding sequence ATGGCAGAGAACAAAACGACGCCGATTACTCCAGAGGTATTCTTCAGCGAGAAAATCGCGCCGCAGTTTCGTCGCCGTATCGATGATCTGCAACGACAAATCCTCACCATTCAGCAACAAATTCAGGAACGACAAACCGCGCAGGGCACAGTTCGCATCGTCGTCGAAGGTGACGGGGGCGGCACCTGGTGTCTCAATGTGAAGAGCGGGGAAATGCGCGCCGAGCAAGAGGCCGCGTTTCCGCCAGTGATGACCGTGTACCAATCACGTGCCTACTTCGATTGGGCGGCATCGTTAGCAACGGATTCTGGTCTGTTCGGTCCTGGAGGCAAAAACAATCAAGGTGAACTGACCAAATCACGCTTCGAGCGCTTACAGAAACTCAAAGGGCTGTTGCAGTTCACCTTCACCAACATCCCTGAAGGCGGCGAGCATAGTTTTCTTATTCATTTTGGTGACGGCGAGCACCCCGAGAAACCACAAACAGTGATGTCAATGAAAGCCGAAGATGCGCAAAAGATGGCCCGTGGCGAGATCAATCCACAGATGGCTTTCATGGGCGGGATTATCAAAGTTACGGGTGATATGGCGCTCGCGATGCAATTTGGTGCGGCGATGATGTGA
- a CDS encoding M3 family oligoendopeptidase, translating into MTTTGFKAEGIQWNLGELYTSPDDPRIEADLTEARRQAEAFAQKYRGKLADKQLDGVALAQALREYEALAEVEHRPSFYANLFFAADTQNPKAQQLVQRTREAATETSNLLIFFSLEVIALDDEYVAQLVAAPAMADYLHYVEALRRFKPHTLSEKEEQAINQKNLTGRHAFEQLYEELTGSLRFKLRVDGEEKDLTDGEVMALLRSPDRELRERAFTTFLDTHAQHSLVITSVFNNIFLDHKVDCEMRQYDDVVLPTHLSNEIAPQTVEAMMQAVERHYPLAQEYFRIKARLLGLDTLKNTDVYAPIEANEEKLTFAQAQEMILTAFGKFSEPFAAIANDFFSKRWIDAEVRPGKRGGAFCAAFTPQHHPYVLCSFNGTGRDVSTIAHELGHGIHYSLARKQRLVNYDAPLVLAETASVFAEIVLTKHLLAETSSKEAKRAILCELLEEMYGTVFRQTALTRFEMAGHHQRRSGQLTADDICELWLQEQRKVFGDGIELIPAYRWGWTYISHFIHSRFYCYSYSFGELLTLALFQRYLEEGESFVPGYMQLLESGGSQRPEVALGKLGIDINQPEFWDRGFSVVEGFLGDLRATL; encoded by the coding sequence ATGACCACCACCGGATTCAAAGCTGAAGGCATTCAATGGAACTTAGGGGAACTTTACACCAGCCCAGATGATCCACGTATCGAAGCTGATCTTACCGAAGCACGGCGACAAGCCGAAGCATTCGCGCAAAAGTACCGCGGCAAGCTGGCTGATAAACAACTTGATGGCGTAGCGCTGGCGCAAGCATTGCGAGAATATGAAGCGCTGGCTGAAGTCGAACACCGTCCATCGTTCTATGCCAATCTGTTTTTTGCCGCGGATACGCAAAATCCTAAGGCGCAGCAGCTGGTGCAACGCACTCGCGAAGCCGCCACGGAAACCAGCAACCTGCTCATCTTTTTCTCGCTCGAGGTGATCGCTCTCGATGATGAATATGTCGCTCAGCTTGTTGCTGCACCAGCAATGGCGGACTATCTGCACTACGTTGAAGCTTTACGGCGGTTTAAGCCACATACGTTGAGTGAGAAAGAAGAGCAGGCGATCAATCAGAAAAATCTCACCGGACGTCACGCCTTTGAACAACTCTATGAAGAACTGACTGGTTCACTGCGGTTCAAACTGCGGGTCGATGGTGAAGAGAAAGACTTGACCGACGGTGAAGTGATGGCGTTATTACGATCTCCGGACCGAGAGCTGCGCGAACGTGCGTTTACCACGTTTCTCGATACCCATGCTCAGCATTCACTGGTCATCACGTCGGTGTTCAACAATATTTTTCTGGACCACAAAGTTGATTGTGAGATGCGGCAGTATGATGATGTCGTGCTGCCGACACACCTCTCCAATGAGATTGCGCCGCAGACAGTGGAAGCGATGATGCAAGCGGTCGAACGCCATTATCCACTGGCGCAAGAATATTTCCGTATCAAGGCACGCTTGCTTGGGCTCGATACACTCAAGAACACCGATGTGTATGCACCAATTGAGGCGAACGAAGAGAAGCTGACGTTTGCCCAAGCACAAGAAATGATTCTGACGGCGTTTGGGAAATTCAGCGAGCCGTTTGCAGCCATTGCCAATGACTTTTTCAGTAAACGCTGGATCGATGCCGAAGTGCGGCCTGGGAAGCGGGGAGGGGCGTTCTGCGCGGCCTTTACCCCTCAACATCATCCGTATGTGTTGTGTAGCTTCAACGGCACTGGTCGTGATGTGTCAACCATCGCGCATGAATTAGGTCATGGCATCCATTATTCTCTGGCGCGCAAGCAACGCTTGGTGAATTACGATGCGCCATTGGTACTGGCCGAAACCGCCTCTGTGTTTGCTGAGATCGTACTTACTAAACACTTGTTAGCTGAAACGTCCAGTAAAGAAGCCAAACGTGCAATCCTGTGTGAGTTACTGGAAGAAATGTACGGCACGGTTTTCCGCCAGACCGCGTTGACCCGTTTTGAGATGGCTGGACATCACCAACGTCGCTCAGGGCAACTGACCGCAGACGATATTTGTGAGTTATGGTTACAAGAGCAACGCAAAGTATTTGGCGATGGCATTGAACTGATTCCCGCCTATCGTTGGGGATGGACGTATATCTCGCATTTCATTCACAGCCGGTTCTATTGTTACTCGTACTCGTTTGGTGAGTTGCTGACCTTGGCATTGTTCCAACGTTACCTTGAGGAAGGTGAGTCATTCGTTCCAGGCTACATGCAACTGCTTGAAAGTGGCGGTTCGCAACGACCTGAAGTCGCACTGGGGAAACTTGGCATCGACATCAACCAGCCCGAGTTCTGGGATCGTGGGTTTAGCGTGGTTGAGGGGTTTCTAGGAGATTTGCGGGCAACGCTCTGA